AGAATACTTTCAACAAATCTGAATGCAGAAACTGTTAGAATTGCAGGAATAACAAGGTCGCCAAGCCCCATAAAAAAAGCTTCCCTTTCCTTTTTGCTAGCAATCTGCTCCTTTAAGCTTTTTTGGCGCATAAAAGAATAGCCTGACTTCTTAGGCAGTACTAAAATTACAGGTAATTTTAGTTCTACAACGCTATCAGCAAGCTCTATCATATGCTTCGTCTTGTAAACTGCAATTACATCGTAAATTGCTAAAGCTATTAATAATATTACTGCAGGCAGTATATGGAAAGACAGTCCGAAGACAGAGGCTGCGCCAGCAGCTATAACGACTCCTATAGTATCTACCACATACCACTCTGGGAATTTATAAAGATAGTAAGTAAGCACTCCTGCCCATGCAAGCCCTAAAACCAGCGGTATATCAATAGCTGTATCATTGATCGAAATCGATGGTATGAACTTCCAGAATAAAGGGTATAAAACGTAAATAATGGTTATTAAAACTGCAAACAGTATCATTCCGCGCAGTAGCTTTTTCCAGCCGTATCTGGCAATTACAAGTATAGCAATGGTAATGACAAGAATCAGTCCCAGATATAGAATTACATTTGATAGTTTCTCAGGCTGCTCAAAAGCCTGTACTTTCGCTTCTCTAAATGTAGGTGTGATCGCTATAGCTGTTACCTGCACGATAACGAACATACAACCCATTAATATAATTGTAATGAGCTCGCTTCT
The sequence above is a segment of the Candidatus Thermoplasmatota archaeon genome. Coding sequences within it:
- a CDS encoding presenilin family intramembrane aspartyl protease PSH; the encoded protein is MKRSELITIILMGCMFVIVQVTAIAITPTFREAKVQAFEQPEKLSNVILYLGLILVITIAILVIARYGWKKLLRGMILFAVLITIIYVLYPLFWKFIPSISINDTAIDIPLVLGLAWAGVLTYYLYKFPEWYVVDTIGVVIAAGAASVFGLSFHILPAVILLIALAIYDVIAVYKTKHMIELADSVVELKLPVILVLPKKSGYSFMRQKSLKEQIASKKEREAFFMGLGDLVIPAILTVSAFRFVESILVAYSTLLGSLIGFIILTSLVAKGKPHAGLPLLNAGALLGYFISYYLVFRNFTFGIVV